Proteins from a genomic interval of Heteronotia binoei isolate CCM8104 ecotype False Entrance Well chromosome 5, APGP_CSIRO_Hbin_v1, whole genome shotgun sequence:
- the LOC132570967 gene encoding zinc finger protein 883-like, protein MEKRTWSFLTLQKSNGQDEENYSKWCVVSFETTSHEVEEELSRNPDQSKRPEEINVKKSRNPSLVFQIGTLLENPSQVECHKGKRRNKRSESREILICESNFSSHQRTHEGDETYKCSECGKGFSRLVRLTSHQRIHMKEDLSESSECENSFSLSKRHTSCRRTLVGQKPCQCSECGKRFRCNSTLTLHQRIHSKKKPYKCLECGKSFRWSSNLTVHQRIHSGEKPYKCLLCGKTFTVSTSLTSHQRIHKKEKPYECLECGKTFRWSTALNSHQRFHSKEKPYECLECGKTFSWSSALTLHQRTHSGEKPYLCTVCGKRFAQSPHLISHRRIHSGQKPYKCQECGKGFSQSSHLKVHRSVHTGEKPYKCLECGKSFRISTTLRSHARIHTRERPYNCLYCGKSFNQSSSLNTHQRIHTGERPYKCEECGKGFRSSSELSMHNRTHTREKPCKCLQCGKSFRLNTFLKLHERIHTGEKPYKCLDCGKSFNQGSSLNTHRRIHTGERPYKCMECGKGCRSSSELNIHNRTHTKDKLFKCLKCGKSFSSGTRLTGHYAAHTGEKKYKCRDCGKRFKWRGYFLSHQRRHKMENS, encoded by the exons atggagaaaagaacTTGGTCTTTCTTAACTCTGCAGAAAA GTAACGGGCAGGATGAAGAGAATTACAGCAAGTGGTGTGTGGTCTCTTTTGAAACGACCAGCCATGAAGTCGAGGAAGAGCTTTCCAGGAATCCAGATCAATCAAAGAGGCCAGAAGAAATCAATGTGAAGAAGTCAAGGAATCCGTCTTTAGTTTTCCAGATTGGCACCCTCCTTGAAAATCCATCCCAAGTAGAATGTCacaaaggaaagagaaggaaTAAACGTTCTGAAAGCAGAGAAATATTGATATGTGAATCCAACTTTTCTTCCCATCAGAGAACCCATGAAGGGGATGAAACCTACAAATGCTCCGAATGTGGGAAAGGCTTCAGCAGACTCGTACGCCTCACTTCTCATCAGAGAATCCATATGAAGGAGGATCTGTCAGAGAGTTCCGAGTGCGAAAACAGCTTCAGTCTTAGCAAAAGGCATACTTCCTGTCGAAGAACCCTTGTAGGACAAAAACCATGCCAGTGCTCGGAGTGCGGCAAGAGATTCAGGTGTAACAGCACTCTGACTTTGCATCAGAGGATCCATTCAAAGAAGAAACCGTATAAGTGCTTGGAATGCGGGAAGAGCTTCCGCTGGAGTTCAAACCTCACcgtgcatcagagaatccactcaggggagaagccatacaaatgcttGCTGTGTGGAAAGACCTTCACTGTCAGTACAAGCCTCACTtcccatcagagaatccacaaaaAGGAGAAGCCGTATGAGTGCCTGGAGTGCGGAAAGACCTTCAGATGGAGCACAGCCCTCAACTCCCATCAGAGGTTCCACTCAAAGGAGAAGCCGTATgagtgcctggagtgtggaaagaccTTCAGTTGGAGCTCAGCCCTCACTTTACATCAGAGAACTCACTCTGGGGAGAAACCCTACCTGTGCACAGTGTGCGGGAAACGCTTTGCTCAGAGCCCACACCTTATTTCCCATCGAAGGATTCATTCTGGACAGAAACCCTACAAATGCCAGGAGTGTGGGAAAGGCTTCAGTCAGAGCTCACACCTGAAGGTGCACCGGAGTGTCCACACGGGagaaaagccatataaatgcttggagtgtggaaagagtttccGTATCAGTACGACCCTTAGATCACATGCAAGAATCCACACAAGGGAGAGGCCGTATAATTGCCTAtattgtgggaaaagcttcaatcAGAGCTCAAGCCTTAATacacatcaaagaatccacacaggcgaGAGGCCCTATAAATGTGAGGAATGTGGAAAGGGTTTTAGGAGCAGTTCAGAACTTAGCATGCACAACAGAACTCACACAAGAGAGAAACCATGTAAATGCCtgcagtgtggaaagagcttccgtCTCAACACGTTCCTGAAATTGCACGAAaggatccacacaggggagaagccatataaatgcctggattgtgggaaaagcttcaatcAGGGTTCAAGCCTTAATACACAtcgaagaatccacacaggggagaggccGTATAAATGTATGGAATGTGGAAAGGGTTGTAGGAGCAGTTCAGAACTGAACATACACAACAGAACTCACACAAAAGATAAACTGTTTAAATGCCtgaagtgtggaaagagcttctctAGTGGCACACGGCTGACAGGACATTATGCAGCCCATACTGGAGAGAAAAAATATAAATGCAGGgactgtgggaaaagattcaaaTGGAGAGGTTATTTCCTCTCCCATCAAAGAAGACACAAAATGGAGAATTCATAG
- the LOC132571294 gene encoding zinc finger protein 501-like isoform X7 — protein sequence MQPTQCLVSFEEVAVRFTKAEWALLTPDQRSLYREIMLENYRNVASLVIPKPSLISWLQESESPFPPDPEEEERSAGNRQDDENYWKRCAVSLKTTSHEVEEKSSRNPEQSVRQEESKAEKSGNHVVVFQAGTRLENPAQKGYSKEKRRNKHSKSRKVLRCESSFSSHQRIHAGDETYKCSECGKGFSRLVTLTSHQRIHQRKEQSESSECKNTFGPNENLISHKRTHTGEKPCQCSECVKRSSCNRDLTLHELIPSEKKRHKCLECGKSFRWSSSLTTHQRIHSKERPYICLLCGKSFTVSTHLTSHRRTHSGEKPYQCTECGKCFSQRPHLNSHRRVHSGEKPYKCQECGKGFTQSSHLKVHQSVHTGEKPYKCLECGKTFRLSTSLKAHARIHTGEKPYKCLDCGESFNQSSSLHSHRRIHTGEKPYKCSECGRSFRISSDLKSHARIHTGEKPYKCLDCGKSFSQRPGLNIHQRIHTGKKPYKCMECGKSFGSSSHLNVHKRTHVGEAI from the exons TGATTCCCAAGCCTAGCCTCATCTCCTGGCTGCAAGAAAGCGAATCGCCATTTCCCCCAGACCCTGAAGAAGAGGAGAGGTCGGCAG GTAACAGGCAGGATGATGAGAATTATTGGAAGCGATGTGCAGTCTCTCTCAAAACAACCAGCCATGAAGTGGAGGAAAAGTCTTCTAGGAATCCAGAACAGTCAGTGAGGCAGGAAGAAAGCAAAGCAGAGAAGTCAGGGAATCACGTTGTCGTTTTCCAGGCTGGCACCCGCCTTGAAAATCCAGCCCAGAAAGGATATAGCAAAGAAAAGAGAAggaataaacattctaaaagcagAAAGGTCTTGAGATGTGAATCCAGCTTTTCTTCCCATCAGAGAATCCATGCAGGGGATGAAACGTACAAATGCTCTGAATGTGGAAAGGGCTTCAGCAGGCTTGTAACTCTCACTTCTCATCAGAGAATCCATCAGAGAAAGGAACAATCTGAGAGTTCAGAGTGCAAAAACACTTTTGGCCCAAATGAAAACCTTATTTCTcataaaagaacccacacaggggaaaaaccatgcCAGTGTTCAGAGTGTGTCAAGAGGTCCTCGTGTAACAGAGACCTTACTTTGCATGAGCTAATCCCATCAGAGAAAAAACGacataaatgcttggaatgtggaaagagTTTCCGCTGGAGTTCAAGCCTCACTACACATCAGAGAATCCACTCAAAAGAGAGGCCATATATATGCTtgctatgtggaaagagctttactgTTAGTACACACCTCACTTCACATCGGAGAACCCACTCCGGGGAGAAACCCTACCagtgcacagagtgtggaaaatGTTTCAGTCAGAGACCACACCTTAATTCCCACCGAAGAGTCCATTCTGGAGAGAAACCCTATAAATGCCAGGAGTGTGGGAAAGGCTTCACTCAGAGCTCACACCTGAAGGTACACCAAAGCGtccacacaggagaaaagccatataaatgcttggagtgtggaaagactTTCCGTCTCAGCACAAGCCTTAAAGCACACgcaagaatccacacaggggagaagccatataaatgcctggattgTGGAGAAAGCTTCAATCAGAGCTCAAGCCTTCATTCACatagaagaattcacacaggcgagaagccatacaaatgctcagagtgtggaaggagttTCCGTATTAGCTCAGACTTGAAATCACATGCAAGAATCCACACAGGCGAAAAGCCCTATAAATGCCTGgattgtgggaaaagcttcagtcagcgCCCAGGCCTTAATatacatcaaagaatccacacaggaaagaagccatataaatgcatgGAATGTGGAAAGAGTTTTGGCAGCAGTTCACATCTAAATGTGCACAAAAGAACTCACGTGggagaagccatttaa
- the LOC132571294 gene encoding zinc finger protein 501-like isoform X8, whose amino-acid sequence MLLSQRPISFEEVAVRFTKAEWALLSLEQRALYREVMLENYKTVASLVIPKPSLISWLQESESPFPPDPEEEERSAGNRQDDENYWKRCAVSLKTTSHEVEEKSSRNPEQSVRQEESKAEKSGNHVVVFQAGTRLENPAQKGYSKEKRRNKHSKSRKVLRCESSFSSHQRIHAGDETYKCSECGKGFSRLVTLTSHQRIHQRKEQSESSECKNTFGPNENLISHKRTHTGEKPCQCSECVKRSSCNRDLTLHELIPSEKKRHKCLECGKSFRWSSSLTTHQRIHSKERPYICLLCGKSFTVSTHLTSHRRTHSGEKPYQCTECGKCFSQRPHLNSHRRVHSGEKPYKCQECGKGFTQSSHLKVHQSVHTGEKPYKCLECGKTFRLSTSLKAHARIHTGEKPYKCLDCGESFNQSSSLHSHRRIHTGEKPYKCSECGRSFRISSDLKSHARIHTGEKPYKCLDCGKSFSQRPGLNIHQRIHTGKKPYKCMECGKSFGSSSHLNVHKRTHVGEAI is encoded by the exons TGATTCCCAAGCCTAGCCTCATCTCCTGGCTGCAAGAAAGCGAATCGCCATTTCCCCCAGACCCTGAAGAAGAGGAGAGGTCGGCAG GTAACAGGCAGGATGATGAGAATTATTGGAAGCGATGTGCAGTCTCTCTCAAAACAACCAGCCATGAAGTGGAGGAAAAGTCTTCTAGGAATCCAGAACAGTCAGTGAGGCAGGAAGAAAGCAAAGCAGAGAAGTCAGGGAATCACGTTGTCGTTTTCCAGGCTGGCACCCGCCTTGAAAATCCAGCCCAGAAAGGATATAGCAAAGAAAAGAGAAggaataaacattctaaaagcagAAAGGTCTTGAGATGTGAATCCAGCTTTTCTTCCCATCAGAGAATCCATGCAGGGGATGAAACGTACAAATGCTCTGAATGTGGAAAGGGCTTCAGCAGGCTTGTAACTCTCACTTCTCATCAGAGAATCCATCAGAGAAAGGAACAATCTGAGAGTTCAGAGTGCAAAAACACTTTTGGCCCAAATGAAAACCTTATTTCTcataaaagaacccacacaggggaaaaaccatgcCAGTGTTCAGAGTGTGTCAAGAGGTCCTCGTGTAACAGAGACCTTACTTTGCATGAGCTAATCCCATCAGAGAAAAAACGacataaatgcttggaatgtggaaagagTTTCCGCTGGAGTTCAAGCCTCACTACACATCAGAGAATCCACTCAAAAGAGAGGCCATATATATGCTtgctatgtggaaagagctttactgTTAGTACACACCTCACTTCACATCGGAGAACCCACTCCGGGGAGAAACCCTACCagtgcacagagtgtggaaaatGTTTCAGTCAGAGACCACACCTTAATTCCCACCGAAGAGTCCATTCTGGAGAGAAACCCTATAAATGCCAGGAGTGTGGGAAAGGCTTCACTCAGAGCTCACACCTGAAGGTACACCAAAGCGtccacacaggagaaaagccatataaatgcttggagtgtggaaagactTTCCGTCTCAGCACAAGCCTTAAAGCACACgcaagaatccacacaggggagaagccatataaatgcctggattgTGGAGAAAGCTTCAATCAGAGCTCAAGCCTTCATTCACatagaagaattcacacaggcgagaagccatacaaatgctcagagtgtggaaggagttTCCGTATTAGCTCAGACTTGAAATCACATGCAAGAATCCACACAGGCGAAAAGCCCTATAAATGCCTGgattgtgggaaaagcttcagtcagcgCCCAGGCCTTAATatacatcaaagaatccacacaggaaagaagccatataaatgcatgGAATGTGGAAAGAGTTTTGGCAGCAGTTCACATCTAAATGTGCACAAAAGAACTCACGTGggagaagccatttaa
- the LOC132571294 gene encoding zinc finger protein 501-like isoform X10: MLPSQHPVSFEEVVVRFTKAEWALLTPDQRALYREVMVENYRTVASLGNWQDEENYSKQCAVFFKMTSHKVEEKPFRNPEQSKRQEGSKVKKSRNKSVVFQAGTCLENPAQEEHHKEKRRNKHSGSREALRCESSFSSHQRIIAGEEVYKCAECGKGFGRLASLTSHQRIHMKEKLSKNSESRSRFCLSDNPTFHRRTHTGQKPCQCSECGKRFSCNSTLTLHQKIHFEEKQYKCLECGKSFLWSSNLATHQRIHSGEKPYKCLICGKSFSASTSLTSHQRIHKKERPYECLECGMTFSWNVALITHQRSHTGEKPYECTVCGKCFSQTSHLISHRRTHSGEKPFTCQECGKGFSQSAHLDAHRRMHTGEKPYKCLECGKSFRISTHLKSHERIHSGEKPYKCLDCGKSFSQSSSLNTHQRIHTGEMPYKCLDCGKSFSQSSSLNTHQRIHTGERPYKCMKCGKVFRTSSLLNRHNTTHTKVKPFKRLQ; encoded by the exons ATGCTGCCATCTCAG CATCcagtttcctttgaggaggtggtcGTGCGTTTCACAAAGGCTGAGTGGGCGCTGCTGACTCCTGACCAGAGAGCTTTGTACAGAGAAGTCATGGTGGAGAATTACAGgactgtggcctctctgg GTAACTGGCAGGATGAGGAGAATTATAGCAAACAATGTGCAGTATTTTTCAAAATGACTAGCCATAAAGTGGAGGAAAAGCCTTTCAGGAATCCAGAACAGTcaaagaggcaggaaggaagcaaaGTAAAGAAGTCAAGGAATAAGTCTGTAGTTTTCCAGGCTGGCACCTGCCTTGAGAATCCAGCCCAAGAAGAACAtcacaaagaaaaaagaaggaataaACATTCTGGAAGCAGAGAAGCCTTGAGATGTGAATCCAGCTTTTCTTCCCATCAGAGAATCATCGCAGGTGAAGAAGTGTACAAATGCGCTGAATGCGGAAAGGGCTTTGGTAGGCTTGCAAGCCTTACTTCTCATCAGAGAATCCATATGAAGGAGAAACTATCCAAGAATTCAGAGTCCAGAAGCAGGTTTTGTCTGAGTGATAATCCTACTTTCcatcgaagaacccacacagggcaaAAACCATGCCAGTGTTCAGAGTGTGGCAAGAGGTTCAGCTGTAACAGCACTCTGACTTTGCATCAGAAAATCCATTTTGAGGAGAAACaatataaatgcttggaatgtgggaagagcttcctttggagttcaaaccTCGCCACCCATCAGAGAATCCattcaggggagaaaccatataaatgcctgatatgtggaaagagctttagtgCCAGTACGAGCCTCACTtcccatcagagaatccacaaaaAGGAGAGGCCCTATgagtgcctggagtgtggaatgaCATTTAGTTGGAACGTAGCCCTCATTACACATCAGCgatcccacacaggggagaaaccttatgaATGCACAGTGTGTGGGAAATGCTTCAGTCAGACGTCACACCTTATTTCCCACCGGAGAACCCATTCTGGAGAGAAACCCTTTACATGCCAGGAGTGTGGGAAAGGCTTCAGTCAGAGTGCACACCTGGATGCACACCGAAGAATGCACACAGGagaaaagccatataaatgcttggagtgtggaaagagtttccGTATTTCCACACACCTTAAATCACATGAAAGAATCCactcaggggagaagccatataaatgtttagattgtgggaaaagcttcagtcagagttcaAGCCTTAATacacatcaaagaatccacacaggagagatgcCATATAAATGTCTAgattgtgggaaaagcttcagtcagagctC
- the LOC132571294 gene encoding zinc finger protein 501-like isoform X4: protein MQPAECPVSFEEVAVRFTKAEWALLNPGQRALYKEVMLENYRNVASLAIPKPGLISWLQESEVPFPLDLEEEESTAGNWQDEENYSKQCAVFFKMTSHKVEEKPFRNPEQSKRQEGSKVKKSRNKSVVFQAGTCLENPAQEEHHKEKRRNKHSGSREALRCESSFSSHQRIIAGEEVYKCAECGKGFGRLASLTSHQRIHMKEKLSKNSESRSRFCLSDNPTFHRRTHTGQKPCQCSECGKRFSCNSTLTLHQKIHFEEKQYKCLECGKSFLWSSNLATHQRIHSGEKPYKCLICGKSFSASTSLTSHQRIHKKERPYECLECGMTFSWNVALITHQRSHTGEKPYECTVCGKCFSQTSHLISHRRTHSGEKPFTCQECGKGFSQSAHLDAHRRMHTGEKPYKCLECGKSFRISTHLKSHERIHSGEKPYKCLDCGKSFSQSSSLNTHQRIHTGEMPYKCLDCGKSFSQSSSLNTHQRIHTGERPYKCMKCGKVFRTSSLLNRHNTTHTKVKPFKRLQ, encoded by the exons ATGCAGCCAGCTGAG TGTCCGGTTTCCTTCGAGGAGGTGGCCGTGCGTTTCACCAAGGCCGAGTGGGCACTGCTGAATCCTGGCCAGAGAGCTTTGTAtaaagaagtcatgctggagaattatAGGAATGTGGCGTCTCTGG CAATTCCCAAGCCTGGCCTCATCTCCTGGCTTCAGGAAAGTGAAGTACCATTTCCCCTGGACCTTGAAGAAGAGGAGAGCACAGCAG GTAACTGGCAGGATGAGGAGAATTATAGCAAACAATGTGCAGTATTTTTCAAAATGACTAGCCATAAAGTGGAGGAAAAGCCTTTCAGGAATCCAGAACAGTcaaagaggcaggaaggaagcaaaGTAAAGAAGTCAAGGAATAAGTCTGTAGTTTTCCAGGCTGGCACCTGCCTTGAGAATCCAGCCCAAGAAGAACAtcacaaagaaaaaagaaggaataaACATTCTGGAAGCAGAGAAGCCTTGAGATGTGAATCCAGCTTTTCTTCCCATCAGAGAATCATCGCAGGTGAAGAAGTGTACAAATGCGCTGAATGCGGAAAGGGCTTTGGTAGGCTTGCAAGCCTTACTTCTCATCAGAGAATCCATATGAAGGAGAAACTATCCAAGAATTCAGAGTCCAGAAGCAGGTTTTGTCTGAGTGATAATCCTACTTTCcatcgaagaacccacacagggcaaAAACCATGCCAGTGTTCAGAGTGTGGCAAGAGGTTCAGCTGTAACAGCACTCTGACTTTGCATCAGAAAATCCATTTTGAGGAGAAACaatataaatgcttggaatgtgggaagagcttcctttggagttcaaaccTCGCCACCCATCAGAGAATCCattcaggggagaaaccatataaatgcctgatatgtggaaagagctttagtgCCAGTACGAGCCTCACTtcccatcagagaatccacaaaaAGGAGAGGCCCTATgagtgcctggagtgtggaatgaCATTTAGTTGGAACGTAGCCCTCATTACACATCAGCgatcccacacaggggagaaaccttatgaATGCACAGTGTGTGGGAAATGCTTCAGTCAGACGTCACACCTTATTTCCCACCGGAGAACCCATTCTGGAGAGAAACCCTTTACATGCCAGGAGTGTGGGAAAGGCTTCAGTCAGAGTGCACACCTGGATGCACACCGAAGAATGCACACAGGagaaaagccatataaatgcttggagtgtggaaagagtttccGTATTTCCACACACCTTAAATCACATGAAAGAATCCactcaggggagaagccatataaatgtttagattgtgggaaaagcttcagtcagagttcaAGCCTTAATacacatcaaagaatccacacaggagagatgcCATATAAATGTCTAgattgtgggaaaagcttcagtcagagctC